The DNA segment TCCTCTGGGTGGGCATGGCCGGCGCCATGGTGGCCGCCCGCGACGACGACCACATCCGCATCTCCGCCCTCCGCCGCTTCCTCCCGGACAGGTGGCGGCCGGGGATCGAGGCCGCCTCGGACCTCGTCACGGCCCTGGTGGCCGGCGTGGTGGCCGCCCAGGCCGCCCGCTTCGCCTACATGGACTGGAGCTACGGCACCGAGGCCATGCCCGGCGTCCCGGCCTGGGCCTGCGAGGCGATCCTGCCCCTGGCCTTCGGGGTCATCGCCCTCCGCTACCTGGCCTTCGCCTGGACCCGCGCCGCGGAATGGCTCGGGAGGAAGCGGCCGTGATCCTCGCCGGGCTCCTGCTCCTCGCCGCGGCCCTGGCCGGGACGCCGCTCTTCGCGGTGATCGCCGCCGCGGCGCTCCTCGGTTTCCACGCCGCCGGGGTGGACCTCTCCGTGGTGCCCATGGAGATCTACCGGATCACGGAGACGCCGGTCCTCCTCGCCATCCCGCTCTTCACCTTCGCCGGGTACGTGGCCAGCGAGAGCCGGGCCTCCCGGCGCCTCGTGGCCCTCACCGACGCCCTCCTCGGCTGGATGCCCGGGGGACTCGCCGTGGTGGCCCTCGTGGCCTGCGCCTTCTTCACGGCCCTCACCGGGGCCTCGGGGGTCACCATCATCGCCCTCGGGGCCCTGCTCTACCCGGCGCTCCGGCAGGCGGGCTACGACGACCGGTTCAGCCTGGGGCTCCTGACCTCCTCCGGGAGCCTGGGGCTCCTCTTCCCGCCCTCCATCGCCCTCATCCTGTACGGGATCGTGGCCCAGCAGCTGGACGCCGGGGGAGGCACCGTGGCCATCGGCGACCTCTTCTTGGCGGGGCTTCTGCCGGGGCTCCTCATGGTGGCGCTCTTGTCGGCCGCCTGCGTGTGGTGGGGGCGGCGGCGCACCGCCCCCGTCGCGGCCTTCTCCGCCCGCGCGGCCTGGACGGCCCTCCGGGCCGCGGCCTGGGAGCTGCCCCTCCCCGTGGTGGTCCTCGGCGGGATCTACTCCGGCTACTTCGCCATCTCCGAGGCGGCGGCCGTCTCGGTGCTCTACGTGCTGGTGGTGGAGGTCCTCGTCTACCGGGAGGTCCGGCCGCGGGATCTCCCGCGCATCATGCGCGAGTCCATGGTGCTGGTGGGCGGCGTGCTGGTCATCCTCGGCGTCTCCCTGGCCTCCACCAACTACCTCATCGACGCCCAGGTGCCGGCCCGTCTCTTCGCCTTCATCCAGGCCCACATCCAGAGCCGGCTGACCTTCCTCCTGCTCCTGAACCTCTTCCTCCTGGTCCTCGGCATGCTGCTCGACATCTTCTCGGCCCTGGTGATCGTGGTCCCCCTGGTCCTGCCGGTGGCCGTGGGCTACGGCATCGACCCGCTGCACCTGGGGATCATCTTCCTCGCCAACATGCAGATCGGCTACTGCACCCCGCCGGTGGGCATCAACCTCTTCATCGCCAGCTACCGCTTCAAGAAGCCCGTCACCGAGCTCTACCTGGCCAGCCTCCCCTTCCTGGCGATCCTGCTCCTGGCGGTCCTGGTCATCACCTACTGGCCCGCGCTCTCCCTGGTCCTCGTCCGCTGACCGCCCCCCCCTCAGCGGAGGGCCGCCCACCAGGCCGCGGCGGGGCCGACCCAGGCCGCCAGGGAGAGACAGAGGGAGGCCCGCGGTCCCGGCGGGCCGGCGCGCAGGGGACCCGCCCCGGCGGCGGCCCCGGCCGCCAGGCCGGCGAGGAACCCGAAGAGGTGGGCCGTCACGTCCGTCCGTTCCCCGCCTGTGCCGAGGAAGGCGAGGAGCACCACCCCCGCGACCACGGGCCGGACCAGCTCCCCGGCCGACCGCCGGTCCCCGGGCGCCGCCGCCTGGAGGCCGCACAACGCCCCGATGACCCCGAAGACCGCCGTGGAGGCCCCGATGGAGACGTGAGGCGGGGTCACGGCCAGGGCGTTGGCCAGGTTCCCCAGGGTGCCGGAGACCAGGGCCAGGCACCAGGCCGCCGCCGGGCCCACCCGGCCGGCCAGGAGGTACAGGACGAGCCCGCCCACGGCGAGGTTGGCCAAGAGGTGCTCGATGTCGGCGTGGAGGGTGAGCGCCGTGACGAGGCGCCACCAC comes from the Dissulfurirhabdus thermomarina genome and includes:
- a CDS encoding TRAP transporter small permease; the protein is MPDGGRPGPALLRLLARLEDALLVALLGAMVALAGLQIVLRELFGSGLAWSGPLLRILVLWVGMAGAMVAARDDDHIRISALRRFLPDRWRPGIEAASDLVTALVAGVVAAQAARFAYMDWSYGTEAMPGVPAWACEAILPLAFGVIALRYLAFAWTRAAEWLGRKRP
- a CDS encoding TRAP transporter large permease, with the protein product MAREEAAVILAGLLLLAAALAGTPLFAVIAAAALLGFHAAGVDLSVVPMEIYRITETPVLLAIPLFTFAGYVASESRASRRLVALTDALLGWMPGGLAVVALVACAFFTALTGASGVTIIALGALLYPALRQAGYDDRFSLGLLTSSGSLGLLFPPSIALILYGIVAQQLDAGGGTVAIGDLFLAGLLPGLLMVALLSAACVWWGRRRTAPVAAFSARAAWTALRAAAWELPLPVVVLGGIYSGYFAISEAAAVSVLYVLVVEVLVYREVRPRDLPRIMRESMVLVGGVLVILGVSLASTNYLIDAQVPARLFAFIQAHIQSRLTFLLLLNLFLLVLGMLLDIFSALVIVVPLVLPVAVGYGIDPLHLGIIFLANMQIGYCTPPVGINLFIASYRFKKPVTELYLASLPFLAILLLAVLVITYWPALSLVLVR
- a CDS encoding rhomboid family intramembrane serine protease, which codes for MDPGDLLIPETPVSPEEAELVALVLRARGIPCRVVAAGGGARVAVRAGDAPRALREIEAYRAENPDRPAAPPAGPRVARPAPWAFLLVAGLLGWALLDPWHARLVEAGAADALRIRQGEWWRLVTALTLHADIEHLLANLAVGGLVLYLLAGRVGPAAAWCLALVSGTLGNLANALAVTPPHVSIGASTAVFGVIGALCGLQAAAPGDRRSAGELVRPVVAGVVLLAFLGTGGERTDVTAHLFGFLAGLAAGAAAGAGPLRAGPPGPRASLCLSLAAWVGPAAAWWAALR